Proteins encoded in a region of the Streptomyces sp. PCS3-D2 genome:
- a CDS encoding TetR family transcriptional regulator: protein MRSPRPYAPQAGPGALSLTERRKAATQLDIARAACELFAAHGPDGTTAEDIAHRAGVALRTFYRYFRNKQEAVAPLLAGGGDAWRALLAEEDPGTPLAEALERAVTRSLSGPQAVGEGLEVTRGLLRAAADDEALRAVWYRVNQDSEERLVPVIGRLAGPDAELREVRLLAAAATDAIRVALELWSATDAPVSGPGSPAELAVLCLRDLTGAMPLLR, encoded by the coding sequence GTGAGATCCCCTCGTCCGTACGCCCCCCAGGCCGGCCCCGGCGCGCTGTCGCTGACCGAGCGCCGCAAGGCCGCCACGCAGCTCGACATCGCCCGCGCCGCCTGCGAACTGTTCGCCGCGCACGGCCCCGACGGCACCACCGCCGAGGACATCGCCCACCGGGCCGGCGTGGCCCTGCGCACCTTCTACCGCTACTTCCGCAACAAGCAGGAGGCCGTGGCCCCGCTCCTGGCGGGCGGCGGCGACGCCTGGCGCGCACTGCTCGCGGAGGAGGACCCGGGCACACCCCTCGCCGAGGCCCTGGAGCGCGCCGTCACGCGCTCGCTGAGCGGCCCGCAGGCGGTCGGGGAGGGCCTGGAGGTAACCCGCGGCCTGCTGCGCGCGGCGGCGGACGACGAGGCGCTGCGCGCGGTCTGGTACCGCGTGAACCAGGATTCCGAGGAACGCCTGGTACCGGTGATCGGCAGGCTGGCGGGGCCGGACGCCGAGCTGCGGGAGGTACGGCTGTTGGCGGCTGCGGCCACGGACGCGATCCGGGTTGCGTTGGAACTGTGGTCGGCGACGGACGCCCCGGTCTCGGGGCCCGGTTCCCCGGCTGAGCTCGCGGTCCTGTGCCTGCGCGACCTGACCGGGGCGATGCCCCTGCTGCGCTGA
- a CDS encoding TIGR01777 family oxidoreductase: protein MRIAVTGSTGLIGSALVRSLRADGHEVVRFVRREPAGADEARWDPERGHVDPAGLAGCGAVVHLAGAGIGDHRWTAAYKRKIRDSRVLGTAALAAALAGLDRPPAVLVSGSAVGYYGDTGDRPVDEDSPAGQGFLPSVCVEWEAAAAPAQEAGIRTAFARTGLVVAREGGAWGRMFPLFRAGLGGRLGDGRQYWPYISLHDEVAALRHIIDTPALSGPVNLTAPEPLTNRQVTAAMARVLHRPAVLPVPAVALRLVLGEFSQDVLCGQRARPSRLLGSGFVFRHPGIEQAIRAALS, encoded by the coding sequence ATGCGCATCGCAGTCACCGGCTCGACCGGCCTCATCGGCAGTGCACTCGTGCGGTCCCTGCGGGCCGACGGCCACGAGGTGGTGCGGTTCGTGCGGCGGGAGCCGGCCGGCGCCGACGAGGCGCGGTGGGATCCGGAGCGCGGCCACGTGGACCCGGCCGGGCTGGCCGGCTGCGGCGCCGTCGTGCACCTGGCCGGGGCCGGGATCGGGGACCACCGGTGGACCGCCGCGTACAAGCGGAAGATCCGAGACAGCCGCGTGCTGGGCACCGCCGCGCTCGCCGCCGCGCTCGCCGGCCTCGACCGGCCGCCCGCCGTCCTGGTCAGCGGCTCCGCCGTCGGCTACTACGGGGACACCGGAGACCGGCCCGTGGACGAGGACAGCCCCGCCGGACAGGGCTTCCTCCCCTCGGTCTGCGTGGAGTGGGAGGCCGCCGCCGCCCCCGCCCAGGAGGCGGGTATCCGCACCGCGTTCGCCCGCACCGGACTGGTCGTCGCCCGGGAGGGCGGAGCCTGGGGGCGGATGTTCCCCCTCTTCCGCGCGGGCCTCGGGGGCCGGCTCGGCGACGGCCGCCAGTACTGGCCGTACATCTCCCTCCACGACGAGGTCGCCGCCCTGCGCCACATCATCGACACCCCCGCCCTCAGCGGCCCGGTCAACCTCACCGCCCCCGAGCCGCTGACCAACCGCCAGGTCACCGCCGCCATGGCCCGGGTGCTGCACCGGCCGGCGGTGCTGCCCGTCCCGGCGGTGGCCCTGCGCCTCGTCCTGGGGGAGTTCTCCCAGGACGTGCTGTGCGGTCAGCGGGCCCGTCCCAGCCGGCTCCTGGGGTCCGGGTTCGTCTTCCGCCACCCCGGTATCGAACAGGCCATCCGCGCGGCGCTCTCCTGA
- a CDS encoding DUF4240 domain-containing protein, protein MDETEFWEIVDRTREAADGDPEEHAELLVERLAQLDPDSVLDFARHFESRYNRAYTWDLWGAAWVLLDGASDDAFDYFRCWLIGQGREVFEGGVHDPDHLAELLGDFDEEIDGDGEELGYAADEAYEQLTGAVAPDLGIALQAAEPEGAPLDFENEAVLAERFPRLWDRFRG, encoded by the coding sequence ATGGACGAGACGGAGTTCTGGGAGATCGTCGACCGTACCCGTGAGGCCGCCGACGGCGACCCCGAGGAGCATGCCGAGCTGCTCGTGGAGCGGCTGGCACAGCTCGATCCGGATTCCGTCCTGGACTTCGCCCGGCACTTCGAGTCCCGGTACAACCGGGCGTACACGTGGGACCTGTGGGGCGCGGCCTGGGTGCTGCTCGACGGGGCGAGCGACGACGCCTTCGACTACTTCCGCTGCTGGCTGATCGGCCAGGGGCGGGAGGTCTTCGAGGGCGGGGTGCACGATCCGGACCACCTGGCGGAGCTGCTCGGCGACTTCGACGAGGAGATCGACGGGGACGGCGAGGAGCTCGGGTACGCGGCCGACGAGGCGTACGAGCAGTTGACCGGGGCGGTGGCTCCGGACCTGGGCATCGCGTTGCAGGCGGCGGAGCCGGAGGGCGCCCCGCTGGACTTCGAGAACGAAGCCGTGCTCGCGGAGCGCTTCCCCCGGCTCTGGGACCGGTTCAGAGGCTGA
- a CDS encoding DUF4191 domain-containing protein → MARKSNAETAANPGRLKQIALTYKMTRKADPKVGLIVAGVGIVTFGVFLAIGFLIDHPVYLGILGFLVAFLAMAIVFGRRAERAAFGQMEGQPGAAAAVLDNVGRGWTTTPAIAMTRQQDIVHRAVGKAGVVLIAEGNPNRVKPLLANEKKKMARIMPDVPVHDFIVGTGEGEVPLKKVRTTLLKLPRVLTGPQITTVNDKLRAMGDLMSNMPLPKGPMPKGMKMPRGGKMR, encoded by the coding sequence ATGGCGAGGAAGTCAAACGCAGAGACTGCTGCGAACCCCGGGCGACTGAAGCAGATCGCCCTGACGTACAAGATGACGCGCAAGGCCGACCCGAAGGTCGGTCTGATCGTCGCGGGCGTGGGAATCGTCACCTTCGGTGTCTTTCTTGCGATCGGCTTCCTGATCGACCACCCGGTCTACCTGGGCATCCTGGGCTTCCTGGTGGCTTTCCTCGCGATGGCGATCGTCTTCGGGCGACGGGCCGAGCGGGCTGCCTTCGGGCAGATGGAGGGACAGCCGGGCGCGGCCGCGGCCGTACTGGACAACGTGGGACGGGGCTGGACGACCACCCCGGCCATCGCGATGACCCGGCAGCAGGACATCGTCCACCGTGCCGTGGGCAAGGCCGGCGTCGTGCTGATCGCCGAGGGCAACCCGAACCGGGTGAAGCCGCTGCTCGCGAACGAGAAGAAGAAGATGGCCCGGATCATGCCGGACGTGCCCGTCCACGACTTCATCGTGGGCACGGGCGAGGGCGAGGTGCCGCTCAAGAAGGTGCGCACCACCCTGCTCAAGCTGCCGCGCGTCCTGACCGGCCCGCAGATCACCACGGTCAACGACAAGCTGCGCGCCATGGGCGACCTCATGAGCAACATGCCGTTGCCGAAGGGCCCCATGCCCAAGGGCATGAAGATGCCGCGCGGCGGGAAGATGCGCTGA
- a CDS encoding RDD family protein encodes MDNRQAIGSWLSGPKTAAEEMGVDFGYPGQRLGLPQQGPGSVARFGRRLAAVSLDWIGCQLIAYGLITGGNLGAAGNWTLGLFVALAVLTVGTVGSTPGKRLLGLRVVAEDGTRLGIGRVVVRTLLLALVIPALIWDRDGRGLHDRLARAVQVRI; translated from the coding sequence GTGGACAACAGACAGGCAATCGGATCCTGGCTCTCCGGCCCCAAGACGGCCGCCGAGGAGATGGGCGTCGACTTCGGCTATCCGGGCCAGCGGCTCGGCCTGCCACAGCAGGGCCCCGGCTCGGTGGCACGCTTCGGGCGCCGGTTGGCTGCCGTGTCCCTCGACTGGATCGGCTGCCAGCTCATCGCGTACGGGCTGATCACCGGCGGGAATCTGGGCGCCGCGGGCAACTGGACCCTCGGGCTCTTCGTGGCCCTGGCCGTCCTGACGGTCGGCACCGTGGGCTCCACGCCCGGCAAGCGGCTTCTGGGCCTGCGCGTCGTCGCGGAGGACGGCACCCGCCTCGGCATCGGCCGGGTGGTCGTGCGCACGCTGCTGCTGGCCCTGGTCATCCCGGCGCTGATCTGGGACCGGGACGGCCGCGGCCTCCACGACCGCCTCGCGCGCGCCGTCCAGGTCCGCATCTAG
- the lipB gene encoding lipoyl(octanoyl) transferase LipB, producing the protein MAELGFVRLGFGAESVEYTRAWEEQRRVHAARFADEIEDTCLLLEHLPVYTAGRRTDPSERPLDGTPVIDVDRGGKITWHGPGQLVGYPIMKLPRPVDVVAHVRRLEEALIRTAADFGLETTRVEGRSGVWVLGDPVEERPKIAGLSLDFDPRIADEEFDPRLNGPEYAPSNAGQRREDRKLAAIGIRVAKGVTMHGFALNVNPDSTWFDRIIPCGIRDAGVTSLSYELGRDITLAEVLPVVERHLRDVLEHADVRPREIETA; encoded by the coding sequence GTGGCTGAGCTTGGGTTTGTCCGTCTGGGCTTCGGAGCGGAATCCGTCGAGTACACCCGGGCCTGGGAAGAGCAGCGCAGGGTGCACGCGGCCCGCTTCGCGGACGAGATCGAGGACACCTGCCTCCTGCTGGAGCACCTGCCCGTCTACACGGCCGGCCGGCGCACCGACCCCAGCGAGCGCCCGCTCGACGGCACCCCCGTCATCGACGTGGACCGCGGCGGGAAGATCACCTGGCACGGCCCCGGCCAGCTCGTCGGTTATCCGATCATGAAGCTGCCCCGGCCGGTGGACGTGGTCGCCCATGTCCGCCGCCTGGAGGAGGCGCTGATCCGTACCGCCGCCGACTTCGGCCTGGAGACCACCCGGGTCGAGGGCCGTTCCGGCGTCTGGGTGCTCGGGGACCCGGTCGAGGAGCGCCCGAAGATCGCCGGACTGTCCCTCGACTTCGACCCGCGGATCGCCGACGAGGAATTCGACCCCCGACTCAACGGCCCCGAGTACGCCCCGTCCAACGCCGGCCAGCGGCGCGAGGACCGCAAGCTCGCCGCCATCGGGATCCGGGTGGCCAAGGGCGTCACCATGCACGGCTTCGCGCTCAACGTGAACCCGGACAGCACCTGGTTCGACCGGATCATCCCCTGCGGGATCCGGGACGCCGGTGTGACCTCGCTCTCGTACGAACTGGGCCGTGACATCACCCTCGCCGAGGTGCTCCCGGTCGTCGAGCGCCACCTGAGGGACGTACTGGAGCACGCCGACGTGCGCCCCCGCGAGATCGAGACCGCATAG
- the lipA gene encoding lipoyl synthase: MSAVAPDGRKMLRLEVRNAQTPIERKPEWIKTRAKMGPEYTKMQALVKGEGLHTVCQEAGCPNIYECWEDREATFLIGGDQCTRRCDFCQIDTGKPEALDRDEPRRVGESVVTMDLNYATITGVARDDLADGGAWLYAETVRQIHQQTAGREAGHTKVELLAPDFNAVPELLEEVFASRPEVFAHNVETVPRIFKRIRPGFRYERSLEVITKARAYGLVTKSNLILGMGEEREEVSQALKDLHEAGCELITITQYLRPSPRHHPVERWVKPAEFVELAKEAEEIGYSGVMSGPLVRSSYRAGRLYQQAMEKRSGAVA, translated from the coding sequence GTGTCCGCAGTCGCACCCGACGGACGCAAGATGCTGCGCCTCGAGGTCCGGAATGCCCAGACCCCCATCGAGCGCAAGCCCGAGTGGATCAAGACCCGGGCGAAGATGGGCCCCGAGTACACCAAGATGCAGGCCCTGGTGAAGGGCGAAGGACTGCACACGGTGTGCCAGGAGGCCGGCTGTCCCAACATCTACGAGTGCTGGGAAGACCGCGAGGCCACCTTCCTCATCGGCGGTGACCAGTGCACCCGACGCTGTGACTTCTGCCAGATCGACACGGGCAAGCCCGAGGCGCTGGACCGCGACGAACCGCGCCGCGTCGGCGAGTCCGTCGTCACGATGGACCTGAACTACGCCACGATCACGGGCGTCGCGCGCGACGACCTGGCCGACGGCGGGGCCTGGCTGTACGCGGAGACCGTGCGCCAGATCCACCAGCAGACGGCGGGCCGCGAGGCCGGCCACACCAAGGTCGAGCTGCTGGCCCCCGACTTCAACGCCGTTCCGGAGCTGCTGGAAGAGGTCTTCGCCTCCCGCCCCGAGGTCTTCGCGCACAACGTCGAGACGGTGCCGCGGATCTTCAAGCGGATCCGTCCGGGCTTCCGCTACGAGCGCTCGCTTGAGGTGATCACCAAGGCGCGTGCGTACGGCCTGGTCACCAAGTCGAACCTGATCCTCGGCATGGGCGAGGAGCGCGAGGAGGTCTCGCAGGCCCTGAAGGACCTGCACGAGGCCGGCTGCGAGCTCATCACCATCACCCAGTACCTGCGGCCCTCGCCGCGGCACCACCCCGTCGAGCGCTGGGTGAAGCCGGCCGAGTTCGTCGAGCTGGCGAAGGAGGCCGAGGAGATCGGCTACTCGGGCGTCATGTCCGGCCCGCTCGTCCGGTCCTCGTACCGCGCGGGGCGCCTGTACCAGCAGGCCATGGAGAAGCGCAGCGGGGCCGTGGCGTAG
- a CDS encoding NAD(P)/FAD-dependent oxidoreductase, which translates to MLSSAPNAAHHADVVIVGAGVSGLAAAHHLIAAGVTVTVLEAADDPGGRMATESADGFRLDRTAQLLNTAYSELERTPALRTLVLRPFTPGVLVHADGRQLRAGSLTPARALASGSLDQARLSAALGRLAALPEDKLLARPERTAAAALRTRGLPSRTLNGVLRPLLAALLRDPELTTSSRVADLALRTFARGRLAVPEGGAAALPDLLASGLPPGTVRSGIRVRSVATNLVTTGDHGDFRCRSVLLATGARAAAELLPGLRVPAFHEVTVLHHATAGTLPRDGSLILDGDPDWPVSHTAVMSAVDPTRAPAGRSLVTTTVLGPPPPVRTVASRLARLYDTSTREWELLAVRHTPDAVPAMPPPHDRCRPVRVLAGLYVCGDHRDTNTVQGALHSARRAAGAILRDFGIPLPVAPEPALPVAA; encoded by the coding sequence GTGCTCAGCAGCGCACCCAATGCCGCGCACCATGCGGACGTCGTCATCGTAGGAGCCGGGGTCTCAGGACTCGCGGCCGCGCACCACCTGATCGCAGCCGGGGTCACGGTCACCGTCCTGGAGGCCGCGGACGACCCCGGCGGGCGGATGGCCACCGAGTCGGCCGACGGGTTCCGGCTCGACCGGACCGCCCAGTTGCTCAACACCGCGTACAGCGAACTGGAGCGCACGCCCGCCCTGCGCACCCTGGTCCTGCGCCCCTTCACGCCCGGCGTCCTGGTCCACGCCGACGGCAGGCAGCTGCGGGCCGGGTCGCTGACTCCCGCCCGGGCCCTGGCCAGCGGTTCCCTCGACCAGGCCCGGCTCAGCGCCGCCCTCGGCAGGCTCGCCGCGCTGCCCGAGGACAAGCTGCTCGCCCGGCCCGAACGCACCGCGGCCGCGGCCCTGCGTACCCGCGGCCTGCCCTCGCGCACCCTGAACGGTGTGCTCCGGCCGCTGCTCGCCGCCCTGCTCCGGGATCCTGAACTCACCACCTCCAGCCGGGTCGCCGACCTGGCCCTGCGCACCTTCGCCCGCGGCCGGCTCGCCGTGCCCGAAGGCGGCGCGGCGGCCCTGCCCGACCTGCTCGCCTCGGGACTGCCGCCCGGCACCGTACGCAGCGGCATCCGGGTCCGGTCGGTCGCCACCAACCTGGTGACCACCGGGGACCACGGCGACTTCCGCTGCCGCTCCGTCCTGCTCGCCACCGGCGCCCGCGCCGCCGCCGAGCTGCTGCCCGGCCTGCGCGTTCCCGCGTTCCACGAGGTCACCGTCCTGCACCACGCCACCGCCGGCACCCTGCCCCGGGACGGCTCGCTGATCCTGGACGGGGACCCCGACTGGCCCGTCTCCCACACCGCCGTCATGAGCGCGGTCGACCCGACGCGGGCCCCGGCCGGCCGCAGCCTGGTCACCACGACCGTGCTCGGCCCGCCGCCGCCGGTGCGCACCGTCGCCTCGCGACTCGCCCGGCTCTACGACACCAGCACCCGCGAGTGGGAGCTGCTGGCCGTCCGCCACACCCCGGACGCCGTTCCCGCCATGCCCCCGCCGCACGACCGGTGCCGCCCGGTGCGGGTGCTGGCCGGCCTCTACGTGTGCGGCGACCACCGCGACACCAACACGGTCCAGGGCGCCCTGCACTCGGCCCGCCGCGCCGCCGGCGCGATCCTGCGCGACTTCGGCATCCCGCTCCCGGTCGCCCCGGAGCCCGCACTCCCGGTGGCGGCCTGA
- the glnA gene encoding type I glutamate--ammonia ligase, whose amino-acid sequence MFQNADEVKQYIEENDVKFVDVRFCDLPGVMQHFTIPARAFDPAEELAFDGSSIRGFQAIHESDMALRADITTARLDPFRRDKTLNINFFIHDPITGEAYSRDPRNIAKKAEAYLASTGIADTAFFGPEAEFYIFDSVRFATTANEGFYHIDSEAGAWNTGSEENNRGYKVRYKGGYFPVAPVDHFADLRAEISLELDAQGLQVERQHHEVGTGGQAEINYKFNTLLAAADDLMLFKYIVKNVAWKNGKTATFMPKPIFGDNGSGMHVHQSLWAGGEPLFYDEAGYAGLSDTARYYIGGILKHAPSLLAFTNPTVNSYHRLVPGFEAPVNMVYSQRNRSAAMRIPITGSNPKAKRVEFRAPDPSSNPYLAFSALLLAGLDGIKNKIEPMEPIDKDLYELSPDEHANVPQVPTSLEDVLKALEEDHEYLLAGGVFTPDLIETWIDYKRTHEIAPIAQRPHPHEFELYFDI is encoded by the coding sequence ATGTTCCAGAACGCCGACGAAGTCAAGCAGTACATCGAGGAGAACGACGTCAAGTTCGTCGACGTCCGCTTCTGCGACCTGCCTGGTGTGATGCAGCACTTCACGATCCCGGCGCGGGCATTCGACCCGGCGGAGGAGCTCGCCTTCGACGGATCCTCGATCCGCGGCTTCCAGGCGATCCACGAGTCCGACATGGCCCTGCGCGCCGACATCACCACCGCGCGCCTGGACCCCTTCCGTCGCGACAAGACGCTGAACATCAACTTCTTCATCCACGACCCGATCACGGGTGAGGCCTACAGCCGCGACCCGCGCAACATCGCGAAGAAGGCCGAGGCGTACCTCGCCTCCACCGGCATCGCCGACACCGCGTTCTTCGGTCCCGAGGCCGAGTTCTACATCTTCGACAGCGTGCGCTTCGCGACCACCGCGAACGAGGGCTTCTACCACATCGACTCCGAGGCCGGCGCCTGGAACACCGGCTCCGAGGAGAACAACCGCGGCTACAAGGTCCGCTACAAGGGCGGCTATTTCCCGGTCGCCCCGGTCGACCACTTCGCGGACCTGCGCGCCGAGATCTCCCTGGAGCTGGACGCCCAGGGCCTCCAGGTCGAGCGCCAGCACCACGAGGTCGGCACCGGCGGCCAGGCCGAGATCAACTACAAGTTCAACACCCTGCTGGCCGCAGCCGACGACCTGATGCTCTTCAAGTACATCGTGAAGAACGTCGCCTGGAAGAACGGCAAGACCGCGACCTTCATGCCGAAGCCGATCTTCGGCGACAACGGCTCGGGCATGCACGTCCACCAGTCGCTGTGGGCCGGCGGCGAGCCGCTGTTCTACGACGAGGCCGGCTACGCGGGCCTGTCGGACACCGCCCGCTACTACATCGGCGGCATCCTCAAGCACGCCCCGTCGCTGCTCGCCTTCACCAACCCGACGGTGAACTCCTACCACCGCCTGGTGCCGGGCTTCGAGGCGCCGGTCAACATGGTGTACTCGCAGCGCAACCGCTCCGCCGCCATGCGCATCCCGATCACGGGCTCGAACCCGAAGGCCAAGCGCGTCGAGTTCCGCGCGCCGGACCCGTCCTCGAACCCGTACCTGGCCTTCTCGGCCCTGCTCCTCGCCGGCCTCGACGGCATCAAGAACAAGATCGAGCCGATGGAGCCGATCGACAAGGACCTCTACGAGCTCTCCCCGGACGAGCACGCGAACGTCCCGCAGGTCCCGACCAGCCTTGAGGACGTCCTCAAGGCCCTGGAGGAGGACCACGAGTACCTCCTGGCCGGCGGTGTCTTCACCCCCGACCTGATCGAGACCTGGATCGACTACAAGCGCACGCACGAGATCGCCCCGATCGCGCAGCGTCCGCACCCGCACGAGTTCGAGCTGTACTTCGACATCTAG
- a CDS encoding SDR family NAD(P)-dependent oxidoreductase, with protein sequence MNRYEGRRVLITGGGSGIGRATVHRLLAEGGRVHAVDVSGAGLEATAEQAAAAGHGDRLTTALLDISDENAVKEGVATATGTLGGIDVLVNAAGILRSAHTHRTTLDLWNQVIAVNLTGTFLMIRESLPALLAADRPVVVNFSSTSASFAHPYMSAYAASKGGIQSMTHALAAEYSKQGLRFVSVAPGSIESGMTTGSGPGLPEDTDWSLFAKLAPAIGQGFAGPETVAGVVAMLGSEDGAFITGTEIRIDGGTHC encoded by the coding sequence ATGAACCGTTACGAAGGACGTCGCGTCCTCATCACCGGCGGCGGCTCCGGCATCGGCCGCGCCACCGTCCACCGCCTCCTCGCCGAGGGCGGCCGGGTCCACGCGGTGGACGTCAGCGGGGCCGGACTGGAGGCCACCGCCGAACAAGCCGCCGCCGCGGGCCACGGGGACCGGCTCACCACCGCGCTCCTCGACATATCCGACGAGAACGCCGTCAAGGAAGGTGTCGCCACCGCGACCGGCACCCTCGGCGGGATCGACGTACTCGTCAACGCGGCGGGCATCCTGCGCTCCGCGCACACCCACCGCACCACGCTCGACCTGTGGAACCAGGTGATCGCGGTCAACCTGACCGGCACCTTCCTGATGATCCGGGAGTCCCTGCCGGCCCTGCTGGCCGCCGACCGGCCGGTCGTCGTGAACTTCAGCTCCACCTCGGCGTCCTTCGCCCACCCCTACATGTCCGCCTACGCGGCCAGCAAGGGCGGCATCCAGTCCATGACGCACGCGCTCGCCGCCGAGTACAGCAAGCAGGGCCTGCGCTTCGTCAGCGTCGCGCCCGGATCCATCGAGAGCGGCATGACCACCGGCAGCGGCCCCGGCCTGCCCGAGGACACCGACTGGTCCCTCTTCGCCAAGCTGGCCCCGGCCATCGGCCAGGGCTTCGCCGGCCCCGAGACCGTCGCCGGGGTGGTCGCCATGCTGGGATCCGAGGACGGCGCCTTCATCACCGGAACCGAGATCCGCATCGACGGCGGCACGCACTGCTGA